In one Microcoleus sp. bin38.metabat.b11b12b14.051 genomic region, the following are encoded:
- the speD gene encoding adenosylmethionine decarboxylase: MKQLGTHLVADAWQSPGDLLNDPERIRRAILDAIEAGGATLIDLCVHQFSPHGVTATATLAESHIAIHTWPEHGYFAADLFFCGAGDPHKAMKVLQTALEAKQVKLTEFTRGFEPGVGSLGSACEEQYAPRAVETSAVRV; the protein is encoded by the coding sequence ATGAAACAATTGGGAACCCATCTGGTCGCTGATGCTTGGCAGTCTCCTGGAGACCTGCTCAACGATCCTGAACGTATCCGCCGCGCTATTCTCGATGCGATCGAAGCCGGAGGAGCTACTCTCATCGATTTGTGCGTACACCAGTTTAGTCCTCACGGAGTGACGGCTACTGCAACTTTGGCAGAGTCTCATATAGCAATCCATACTTGGCCTGAACACGGTTATTTTGCCGCAGACTTATTTTTCTGCGGAGCCGGCGACCCTCACAAGGCCATGAAGGTGCTACAGACAGCTCTGGAAGCTAAACAGGTCAAACTCACCGAGTTCACGCGCGGTTTCGAGCCCGGGGTGGGCAGCCTAGGTTCTGCTTGTGAAGAGCAGTATGCGCCTCGTGCAGTAGAAACGAGTGCCGTCAGAGTATAG
- a CDS encoding general stress protein → MALGQHKRAVGAFSNYRDTELALMELQSTGFPMNQVSVVGENLNGSEIAGASAAKSTDEKVGGGAKAGATAGVVTGGLIGLLGSIGALAIPGVGPVMAGGAIATLLADTVVGGAIGAAAGGLVGGLVGLGVPEAKAKVYGDRLSRGEYLIFVEGTDAELATAEGIMSVRGIHDWGIYDVPADTGRKALARDKRAVGVFATRRETEHALGELRTAGFDMDRVSVIAKDADSKGEIAGIDVKDNADNKADEGATKGALTGGTLGGLTGLLVGLGALAIPGIGPIMLAGATATTIATTLAGTALGAAAGSLIGALVGLGIPEEQARAYNDRVARGDYLVMLDGSEAEVAKAEAIMSRGGIQHWNTYDYPSVDSARADYGAPGTPGVDTTANIYDPNQGVTGNRRV, encoded by the coding sequence ATGGCTTTAGGTCAACACAAACGGGCTGTAGGAGCTTTTTCTAATTACCGCGATACGGAATTAGCTTTGATGGAACTGCAAAGTACCGGCTTTCCGATGAATCAGGTTTCGGTAGTTGGGGAAAACCTCAACGGCAGCGAAATCGCTGGTGCTAGCGCTGCTAAGAGCACTGATGAGAAAGTGGGCGGCGGTGCGAAAGCTGGCGCGACGGCTGGAGTAGTCACGGGCGGTTTGATCGGGTTGCTGGGCAGCATTGGGGCGCTGGCGATTCCGGGAGTTGGCCCGGTGATGGCGGGGGGCGCGATCGCCACTCTGCTAGCTGATACCGTTGTCGGAGGTGCGATTGGAGCAGCAGCCGGCGGTTTGGTTGGCGGTTTGGTGGGTTTGGGTGTTCCCGAAGCTAAAGCTAAAGTTTATGGCGATCGCCTCTCGCGCGGAGAATATTTAATATTCGTCGAAGGAACGGATGCTGAGTTGGCCACCGCCGAAGGAATTATGAGCGTGCGGGGCATTCATGACTGGGGTATTTACGATGTGCCAGCAGATACCGGCCGCAAAGCTTTGGCCCGCGACAAGCGCGCTGTCGGCGTGTTTGCTACCCGCCGCGAGACGGAACACGCGCTGGGAGAATTGCGAACTGCTGGTTTCGACATGGATCGGGTTTCGGTGATCGCCAAGGATGCCGACTCTAAAGGGGAAATCGCAGGCATTGACGTGAAGGACAACGCCGACAACAAGGCTGATGAGGGGGCGACCAAGGGCGCGCTCACAGGCGGCACCTTGGGCGGTTTGACTGGCTTGTTGGTAGGCCTCGGCGCGCTGGCAATTCCGGGTATCGGGCCGATTATGCTGGCAGGAGCCACCGCTACGACGATCGCCACTACACTAGCAGGTACTGCTTTGGGTGCGGCTGCTGGCAGTTTGATCGGAGCTTTGGTAGGTTTGGGAATTCCCGAAGAGCAAGCCAGAGCCTACAACGATCGAGTCGCCAGAGGAGATTACTTGGTAATGCTTGACGGTAGCGAAGCAGAAGTCGCTAAAGCTGAAGCAATTATGAGCCGCGGAGGCATTCAGCATTGGAACACCTACGACTATCCCAGCGTGGATAGCGCTCGCGCAGATTACGGCGCTCCGGGCACTCCTGGCGTTGATACTACGGCTAATATTTATGACCCCAATCAGGGCGTGACTGGTAACCGTCGGGTTTAG
- a CDS encoding cytochrome c biogenesis protein produces the protein MTSKEVFLSKLSNWATAPQKFFKREILPVLADLRLAIILLLAIAFFSISGTVIEQGQSVEFYQSNYPEHPALFGFLTWKVVLISGLDHVYRTWWFLSILILFGSSLTACTFTRQFPALKAARRWKFYEEPKQFEKLALSAELETVALSSLEQLLQQKNYRIFREGEKVYARKGIIGKIGPIIVHASMLIILAGSMLGSMTGFMGQEMVPSGETFRVQNITDAGPWAGPQIPKDWSMRVNRFWIDYSPSGAIDQFYSDLSVLDKTGQEVDRKTIHVNEPLRYRGVTFYQADWALAAVRVRLNKSPVLQLPMAQLDTKGKGRIWGAWIPTKPDLSAGVSLLAKDLQGTMLVYGTDGKLLTTVRAGTAIEVNGVKLAIDEVVGSTGLQIKADPGIPLVYTGFGLLMLSVLMSYLSHSQIWALEKNGKLYVGGRTNRAQVIFEREVVEILDKLAESKTAEAKSALSEAIP, from the coding sequence ATGACATCAAAAGAAGTATTTCTATCCAAACTATCAAACTGGGCGACTGCTCCTCAAAAGTTCTTCAAGCGAGAGATTTTGCCGGTGCTGGCAGATTTGCGGCTGGCAATTATCTTGCTGCTGGCGATCGCATTTTTTAGCATTTCTGGCACTGTCATCGAACAAGGTCAATCTGTAGAGTTTTACCAATCCAACTATCCAGAACACCCGGCTTTGTTCGGGTTCTTAACCTGGAAAGTTGTCCTAATTTCAGGACTAGACCATGTATACCGCACATGGTGGTTTTTGTCAATCCTAATTTTGTTCGGCAGCAGTTTGACAGCTTGCACTTTTACTAGACAATTTCCCGCCCTCAAAGCCGCTCGCCGCTGGAAATTTTATGAAGAACCGAAGCAGTTTGAAAAGTTAGCTCTCAGTGCGGAATTAGAAACAGTTGCTTTAAGTTCGTTAGAACAACTTTTGCAGCAAAAAAACTACCGCATTTTCCGAGAAGGTGAAAAAGTTTATGCTCGCAAGGGCATAATTGGCAAGATTGGCCCGATTATTGTTCACGCTAGTATGCTAATTATTTTAGCTGGCTCGATGTTGGGATCGATGACGGGATTTATGGGTCAAGAAATGGTTCCTAGCGGTGAAACGTTTCGGGTGCAGAATATCACGGATGCGGGGCCTTGGGCGGGGCCGCAAATACCTAAGGATTGGTCGATGCGTGTGAATCGGTTCTGGATCGATTATAGTCCGAGCGGGGCGATCGACCAATTTTACTCGGATCTGTCAGTTTTGGACAAAACAGGCCAAGAGGTCGATCGCAAAACCATTCACGTTAACGAGCCGCTTAGATACCGCGGAGTCACATTTTATCAAGCAGATTGGGCTCTAGCAGCCGTCCGAGTTCGCCTCAACAAAAGCCCTGTTTTGCAATTGCCAATGGCTCAGTTAGATACCAAAGGTAAAGGCAGAATTTGGGGTGCTTGGATTCCGACAAAACCAGATTTGAGTGCGGGAGTTTCTCTGCTAGCAAAAGACTTGCAAGGAACGATGTTAGTCTACGGTACGGATGGCAAATTGTTAACTACTGTTCGCGCCGGTACAGCAATCGAAGTTAACGGAGTGAAGTTGGCAATTGATGAAGTTGTAGGTAGCACGGGATTGCAAATTAAAGCCGATCCGGGAATTCCACTCGTCTATACGGGCTTCGGCTTGCTGATGCTCAGCGTGCTGATGAGCTATCTGTCTCACTCGCAGATTTGGGCTTTGGAAAAAAACGGCAAACTCTATGTCGGCGGGCGCACTAATCGCGCTCAGGTGATATTTGAAAGAGAAGTTGTGGAGATTTTGGACAAGTTGGCAGAATCGAAAACCGCAGAGGCTAAAAGTGCGTTAAGCGAAGCTATCCCGTAG
- a CDS encoding superoxide dismutase, which yields MAFTLAPLPFAADALESGHMSANTFSFHHDKHHAAYVTNLNKLIEGTELASKSLEEIVMESAKDPSKAGIFNNAGQVWNHNFFWNSLKQGGGGTPTGALAEKINADFGSFDKFKEEFKAAATTQFGSGWAWLVLDNGTLKVTKTANADTPVAHGQTPLLTLDVWEHAYYLDFQNRRPDYITNFLDNLANWDFAAANLAAA from the coding sequence ATGGCATTTACACTCGCACCATTACCCTTCGCCGCTGACGCCTTAGAGTCAGGTCATATGTCGGCAAACACGTTTTCGTTCCACCACGACAAGCACCACGCTGCTTACGTGACCAACCTCAACAAATTGATTGAAGGCACCGAACTAGCCAGCAAATCTCTCGAAGAAATTGTCATGGAATCTGCTAAAGATCCATCCAAAGCCGGCATTTTCAACAATGCAGGTCAAGTTTGGAACCACAATTTCTTTTGGAATTCGCTCAAACAGGGCGGCGGCGGCACTCCGACAGGAGCTTTAGCTGAAAAAATCAACGCCGACTTCGGCAGCTTTGACAAATTCAAAGAAGAATTCAAGGCTGCGGCGACAACTCAGTTCGGCAGCGGTTGGGCTTGGCTGGTTTTGGACAACGGCACTTTGAAAGTTACCAAAACTGCGAACGCTGACACTCCAGTAGCACACGGCCAAACTCCGTTGTTGACTTTGGATGTGTGGGAACACGCTTATTATTTGGATTTCCAAAATCGCCGTCCCGACTACATTACTAATTTCTTGGATAATTTGGCTAACTGGGATTTCGCAGCAGCCAATTTGGCAGCGGCTTAG
- a CDS encoding tetratricopeptide repeat protein, translated as MPTIPIFSSQLVVTTIVQSMESLGFANIAGKVFSGEQAQARQEANLKANTTKLYTQGLKNLEKQELQAAIQYFTATINLNPQFSPAYNDRGVARYRLGYTQSAIEDLTTAIELNPYRAKYYSNRGFMLTRSKDYTAAIADYNSALMLNPNLAQAYFNRGSIRMQMENSLAALADFESAIRLNRDFAKAYFNRGLTRYKLREVQGAFEDFQKAAGLFKQQGKMDYYQDAVAKLRKLWS; from the coding sequence ATGCCTACTATCCCCATTTTCTCAAGTCAATTAGTTGTCACCACTATTGTCCAGTCGATGGAATCTTTGGGATTTGCTAATATTGCAGGCAAAGTATTTTCGGGCGAGCAAGCCCAAGCGCGACAAGAGGCAAATTTAAAGGCTAATACCACCAAGCTTTACACCCAGGGTTTAAAAAATCTCGAAAAACAAGAGTTGCAGGCTGCGATTCAATATTTCACTGCTACAATTAACCTGAACCCGCAATTCTCGCCAGCTTACAACGATCGCGGTGTGGCCCGCTACAGATTGGGTTACACGCAGTCTGCCATCGAAGACTTAACTACCGCGATCGAACTCAATCCTTATCGAGCCAAGTATTACAGCAATCGCGGGTTTATGCTGACTCGTTCCAAAGATTATACTGCGGCGATCGCCGATTACAACTCGGCACTGATGCTCAACCCCAATTTAGCCCAAGCATATTTTAACCGCGGCTCTATCCGGATGCAAATGGAAAATTCCCTGGCAGCGCTAGCTGATTTTGAGTCAGCGATTCGGCTAAATCGAGATTTTGCTAAAGCTTACTTCAACCGAGGATTGACTAGATATAAGTTGAGAGAAGTGCAGGGAGCATTTGAAGATTTTCAGAAAGCGGCAGGGCTGTTTAAGCAGCAGGGAAAAATGGATTATTATCAAGATGCAGTCGCCAAACTTAGAAAGCTATGGTCTTAG
- a CDS encoding pentapeptide repeat-containing protein produces MKRVLRLKTLFAAVLAIVLFALYSTPPVMAANPEDVSQLLKDNWCVSFLWKQCDLSAADLHGANLQEANLSGANLSGANLSGANLKNADLSDANLTAANLANADILGTDLSRANLTEANFNRTKLWDANLTLANLSRANLQDANLLDSRLWGSNLTEANLTDATLHGADLQYANLADTNLTNADLHSFFFRGSKQVTNLSNANLEGANLTGANLRGALLVGAIMPDGSINNEEIGFNLKSSASE; encoded by the coding sequence ATGAAAAGAGTTCTGAGGTTGAAAACTTTATTTGCGGCAGTGTTGGCGATCGTGCTGTTCGCTCTCTACTCAACTCCTCCTGTGATGGCCGCGAATCCGGAGGATGTCAGTCAGCTATTAAAAGATAATTGGTGCGTCAGCTTTCTCTGGAAGCAGTGCGATTTGAGCGCGGCCGATTTGCACGGAGCTAATCTCCAAGAAGCCAACTTGAGCGGCGCCAACTTATCCGGTGCCAACTTGTCCGGTGCTAATTTAAAAAATGCTGACCTTTCAGACGCCAATCTCACCGCCGCCAATTTAGCAAATGCTGATATTTTAGGTACCGATCTCAGTCGAGCTAATTTGACAGAAGCTAATTTCAACCGCACCAAATTGTGGGATGCTAATCTGACTTTGGCAAATCTGAGTCGCGCTAATTTACAAGATGCTAATTTATTGGATTCTCGACTTTGGGGCAGCAACCTCACCGAAGCTAATTTAACGGATGCGACGCTGCACGGTGCTGACTTGCAATATGCTAATTTAGCAGATACTAATTTGACAAACGCTGACTTGCACAGCTTTTTTTTCCGAGGTTCCAAACAAGTCACAAATCTGAGCAATGCTAATTTAGAAGGAGCTAATCTAACGGGAGCAAATCTCAGAGGTGCGCTGCTGGTTGGGGCAATCATGCCTGACGGCTCTATTAATAATGAAGAAATTGGCTTTAATTTAAAATCAAGTGCGTCTGAATAA
- a CDS encoding pentapeptide repeat-containing protein has protein sequence MNFTEILSVDELLTRHRNGERDFRGANLIAAHLIEANLSRTNLSSANLKGANLIRSKLIGANLNCADLSGANLSKAKLIEANLGSSSLTGTVAIGADFSGANLSGAILSRADLSKAVMTGASLVGACLLSGSKLTEANLSGATLSRAIMSGVDLSRANLTRAILSEVDLNGANLSGATLIRAYLNRGNLSGVNLVGAILSEASLREACICAANLSNADLSGADLKGANLNGSNLSGADLQGANLSKANLNGLILHNADLRAANLNKASLRGADLSGANLSGASLLEADLRGANLSNANLSGAGLLLSSLTGANLTGTNLSEANLIGASLNVANLNQAALGGAILPNGATHSRD, from the coding sequence ATGAATTTCACTGAGATTTTAAGCGTCGATGAACTTTTAACTAGACATAGAAACGGGGAACGAGATTTTCGAGGTGCTAACCTGATTGCAGCTCATTTAATTGAAGCTAATCTCAGTCGCACAAATTTGAGCAGCGCTAATTTGAAAGGCGCCAACTTAATTAGAAGCAAACTAATTGGAGCTAATTTAAACTGCGCTGACTTGAGCGGAGCTAATTTATCTAAAGCGAAATTAATTGAAGCCAACCTCGGCAGTTCTAGTTTAACGGGAACTGTGGCGATCGGAGCAGATTTTAGCGGAGCCAATCTCAGCGGAGCAATATTGTCTCGCGCTGACTTGAGCAAAGCTGTGATGACAGGAGCGAGTTTAGTCGGAGCTTGTTTGCTCAGCGGCTCAAAGCTAACTGAAGCTAATTTAAGCGGAGCGACGCTGAGCCGAGCAATTATGAGCGGGGTTGATTTAAGCAGAGCAAATCTAACCAGAGCGATTCTGAGCGAGGTAGATTTGAACGGCGCAAACCTGAGTGGTGCAACTCTAATTCGGGCTTATCTCAATCGTGGAAATCTCAGCGGTGTCAATTTGGTTGGGGCGATTTTGAGCGAAGCAAGTTTGCGGGAGGCTTGTATTTGTGCTGCTAATTTGAGCAATGCTGACTTGAGCGGTGCTGACTTAAAAGGAGCTAATTTAAATGGTTCTAATTTAAGCGGTGCTGACTTGCAAGGCGCTAATTTGAGTAAAGCTAATTTGAATGGTTTGATTCTGCACAATGCTGATTTGAGGGCTGCGAATTTGAACAAAGCTTCTCTGCGGGGAGCTGATTTGAGCGGTGCAAATTTGTCGGGTGCTAGCTTGCTGGAAGCGGATTTGCGGGGTGCGAATTTGAGTAACGCCAATTTGTCGGGTGCGGGTTTGCTGCTAAGTTCTTTGACTGGGGCAAATTTGACAGGGACTAATTTATCTGAGGCTAATTTGATTGGGGCGAGCTTGAATGTTGCTAATTTGAATCAAGCGGCTTTGGGCGGGGCAATTTTACCGAATGGGGCGACTCACAGCCGGGATTGA
- a CDS encoding cytochrome c biogenesis protein CcdA, which yields MMETLQTQLYQLAQFANNLVNTQLTHLSLFSVAVIFLAGLLTSLTPCMLSMLPITIGYIGGYEAKSRLQAAAQSAWFSLGLATTLAGLGIVASFAGQVYGKIGLGLPIVVSIIAILMGLNLLEALPLQMPSFDAVGWVPKDLPAGVRSYLLGLTFGLVASPCSTPVLATLLAWVSKTGDTVLGGVLLLFYAAGYVAPLIVAGTFTASIKKLLELRRWSSWITPVSGVLLVGYGVFSLLSRILPA from the coding sequence CTGATGGAAACTTTGCAAACTCAACTTTACCAACTGGCACAATTTGCTAATAATTTAGTAAATACTCAACTAACACACCTGAGTTTATTCAGCGTCGCAGTCATCTTTCTGGCAGGGTTGCTCACGAGCTTGACGCCCTGTATGCTTTCAATGTTGCCAATTACGATCGGCTACATCGGCGGATACGAAGCAAAAAGCCGCCTGCAAGCCGCCGCCCAGTCTGCCTGGTTTTCCTTGGGATTAGCCACAACCCTCGCAGGTTTAGGCATTGTCGCATCATTTGCGGGTCAAGTTTATGGCAAAATTGGTCTGGGTTTGCCGATCGTTGTCAGCATCATCGCGATTTTGATGGGGCTGAATTTACTGGAAGCTTTACCCTTGCAAATGCCGTCTTTCGACGCTGTGGGGTGGGTGCCGAAGGATTTGCCCGCGGGCGTGCGATCGTACTTATTGGGCTTAACTTTTGGTTTAGTAGCTTCTCCGTGCAGCACTCCGGTTTTAGCTACTCTCTTAGCTTGGGTTTCCAAAACGGGAGATACAGTTTTAGGCGGTGTGTTGCTGCTGTTTTATGCTGCTGGCTACGTCGCTCCGCTGATTGTAGCAGGTACTTTTACCGCGAGCATTAAAAAGCTGTTAGAATTACGCAGGTGGTCGAGTTGGATTACGCCTGTTAGCGGCGTTTTGCTAGTAGGATATGGCGTTTTCTCCCTGCTTTCTCGCATACTTCCCGCCTAA
- the clpS gene encoding ATP-dependent Clp protease adapter ClpS, producing the protein MTSSPTIAPVRSSQVTRKPYPNYRVIVLNDDFNTFQHVVECLTKYIPGMTSDQAWKLANQIHHEGQATVWVGPQEQAELYHMQLSRAGLTMAPLEST; encoded by the coding sequence ATGACCTCTTCACCAACCATAGCACCCGTTCGATCGAGTCAAGTTACCCGAAAGCCTTATCCAAATTACCGGGTAATAGTTCTCAACGACGATTTCAATACATTTCAGCACGTTGTGGAATGTCTGACCAAATACATTCCAGGGATGACGAGCGATCAAGCTTGGAAACTCGCCAACCAAATTCACCACGAAGGCCAAGCCACCGTCTGGGTAGGCCCGCAAGAACAAGCAGAACTTTATCATATGCAATTGAGCCGTGCTGGGCTGACAATGGCTCCCCTAGAGTCTACTTAA
- the queF gene encoding preQ(1) synthase — protein MNNHPTEQDVSPKSSTEAMKYGEREILEGQLITFPNPRVGRRYTINITLPEFTCKCPFSGYPDFAAIHVTYVPDERVVELKALKLYVNSYRDRYISHEESINQILDDFVAACAPLEVTIKGDFLPRGNVHTVVEVRHEK, from the coding sequence ATGAACAACCACCCAACCGAACAAGATGTGTCGCCAAAGTCAAGTACCGAGGCAATGAAATACGGCGAACGCGAGATTTTGGAGGGGCAGTTAATTACTTTCCCCAACCCGCGAGTCGGGCGCCGCTATACGATTAACATTACTTTGCCGGAGTTTACTTGCAAGTGTCCGTTTTCGGGCTATCCAGATTTTGCCGCGATTCACGTTACTTATGTGCCCGACGAGCGAGTGGTAGAGTTAAAAGCCCTGAAGCTCTACGTCAACAGTTATCGCGATCGCTACATTTCTCACGAAGAATCGATCAATCAAATTTTAGATGATTTTGTCGCAGCTTGCGCGCCGCTGGAAGTGACAATTAAGGGCGATTTTCTGCCGCGGGGGAATGTGCACACCGTGGTTGAGGTGCGGCACGAGAAGTAA
- a CDS encoding peroxiredoxin: MISRRKFSTTLLAICLAFLSLIFTPEAFALGGTLPGVNQAAPDFSLPTNSRDGQVSLSDYRGKWLVVYFYPKDFTSGCTIEARRFQQDLPKYLAKNTQIIGISADDVNSHAEFCDSEGLKFPLLADTDGKVSKAYGSWMSFISARHSFIIDPEGILRETFVKINPSIHSKEVLARLSELQANG; this comes from the coding sequence ATGATTTCCCGCCGCAAGTTTTCTACCACTTTATTGGCAATTTGTCTAGCCTTTCTGAGTTTGATTTTTACTCCCGAAGCCTTTGCCCTCGGCGGCACGCTGCCGGGGGTGAATCAAGCAGCACCCGATTTTAGTTTGCCGACAAACAGCCGCGACGGACAAGTATCGCTGTCCGATTATCGCGGTAAATGGCTGGTAGTCTACTTTTATCCCAAAGATTTTACATCCGGTTGTACGATCGAAGCGCGTCGGTTCCAGCAAGACTTACCAAAATACTTAGCAAAAAACACTCAAATTATCGGGATTAGTGCCGATGATGTCAACTCCCACGCGGAATTTTGCGATTCTGAAGGTTTGAAATTTCCGCTGTTAGCCGATACCGACGGCAAAGTGAGTAAAGCTTACGGTTCTTGGATGAGTTTCATCTCGGCACGGCACAGTTTTATAATTGACCCGGAAGGCATTTTGCGCGAAACTTTTGTCAAAATTAATCCATCGATTCACTCCAAAGAAGTCTTAGCTCGTTTAAGCGAATTGCAGGCTAACGGCTAA
- a CDS encoding peptidylprolyl isomerase, whose protein sequence is MSAALPLTGKVTVVQVINGQPVTIEVDGTNAPITGGNFVDLVERGTYDGVMFHRVVRQPDPFVVQGGDPRSKDTSIPASQLGTGNFIDPDTNQARFIPLEIKPQGAAQPVYNQVVTQTPQLPHTRGAVAMARSSALNSASSQFYFTLDALPFLDGNYAVFGNVIQGFDTVNAVQQGDRISTAKVVGGIVPSRTSSIITNAAVLNSFVNNTNFLNLPLRSLNLPNTPNNYQVTAQDSQQNPTGVRGGSGNDRIIGSPVDDAINGGKGNDTITGEGGDDFLRGGKGSDLISGGIGNDIINGNFGDDTLNGDAGNDFLRGGQGNDVLNGGDGNDILIGDTGNDTITGGSGADTFVLLGVDPASLPFILLLPTNHTILDFKPAEGDRISVTGQLSDPRFTQSGSDTLINLAGSSAIVKNATVDSVRNAVFAIPLPTLPPRPNDLPNGDAALRIG, encoded by the coding sequence ATGAGCGCTGCACTCCCCTTAACAGGCAAAGTTACAGTAGTCCAGGTAATTAATGGTCAACCGGTGACGATCGAAGTAGATGGCACTAATGCCCCGATTACTGGGGGCAATTTTGTTGATTTAGTTGAACGCGGCACTTACGACGGGGTGATGTTTCACCGAGTTGTGCGCCAGCCCGATCCTTTTGTGGTGCAAGGGGGCGATCCGCGCAGCAAGGATACTAGCATTCCCGCCAGTCAGTTGGGAACGGGTAATTTTATCGATCCGGATACCAATCAGGCGCGTTTTATTCCTTTGGAAATCAAGCCGCAAGGGGCGGCGCAACCTGTTTACAACCAAGTTGTCACCCAGACGCCGCAGTTGCCGCACACTCGCGGGGCTGTCGCTATGGCTCGTTCTAGTGCTTTGAACTCGGCGTCTTCGCAGTTCTATTTTACTTTGGATGCTTTGCCGTTTTTGGACGGCAATTATGCTGTTTTTGGTAATGTAATTCAAGGTTTTGATACGGTTAATGCGGTGCAGCAGGGCGATCGCATTTCTACCGCCAAAGTCGTTGGAGGAATTGTCCCCAGTCGGACTTCCAGCATCATTACTAATGCTGCTGTACTCAACAGTTTTGTCAATAATACCAATTTTCTAAATCTGCCTTTGCGATCGCTCAACTTGCCTAATACCCCGAACAACTATCAAGTCACCGCCCAAGACTCGCAGCAAAACCCCACCGGCGTGCGCGGAGGTAGCGGAAACGATCGCATTATCGGTTCACCGGTTGATGATGCCATCAACGGTGGCAAAGGCAACGATACTATCACCGGCGAAGGAGGGGACGACTTTCTCAGAGGTGGCAAAGGTAGCGATTTAATTAGTGGCGGTATTGGTAACGATATTATCAACGGAAATTTCGGCGACGATACTCTTAATGGCGATGCTGGGAACGACTTTTTACGGGGTGGCCAAGGTAATGATGTCTTAAATGGTGGGGATGGCAATGATATTTTGATTGGGGATACAGGCAACGATACTATTACTGGAGGTAGTGGTGCAGATACTTTTGTTTTGCTCGGAGTCGATCCTGCGAGTCTTCCTTTTATTCTCCTACTGCCAACGAATCATACCATACTTGATTTTAAACCAGCGGAAGGCGATCGCATTTCTGTGACAGGACAATTATCGGATCCTAGATTCACTCAATCTGGCAGCGATACTTTAATTAACTTAGCTGGGTCTTCTGCTATTGTTAAAAATGCTACCGTCGATTCAGTTAGAAATGCAGTCTTTGCAATTCCTTTACCTACGCTTCCTCCTCGTCCTAATGACTTACCCAATGGCGATGCAGCCTTAAGAATTGGGTAG
- a CDS encoding phosphate-starvation-inducible PsiE family protein, whose protein sequence is MENRSNNQTTHPPQWLNLKLIVSGLETVQDLIVISLCIGLFCFMVLELREMFFSLLPPLNFQEVTADILFLLVLVELFRLLIIYLQEQRVSIGVAVEVCIVSVLREVIVRGVLETPWIQILSTGGFLLVLGVLLVIRVWLPPTFEGIDPERRIANRKRNLSGSESSADPVGVNSKFNSH, encoded by the coding sequence ATGGAAAACCGTTCAAATAACCAGACCACCCACCCCCCGCAATGGTTGAATTTGAAACTAATAGTCAGCGGTCTGGAAACAGTTCAAGACTTAATTGTCATTTCTTTGTGCATCGGTTTGTTCTGCTTCATGGTGCTCGAACTGCGAGAAATGTTTTTCTCGCTATTGCCTCCTTTGAATTTTCAGGAAGTGACGGCAGATATTTTATTTTTATTGGTTTTGGTGGAATTGTTTCGGCTGCTCATTATTTACTTGCAAGAGCAGCGGGTTTCGATTGGTGTGGCTGTGGAAGTTTGTATAGTTTCTGTTTTACGAGAAGTTATCGTGCGGGGAGTTTTAGAAACTCCCTGGATTCAAATATTATCAACAGGTGGATTTTTGCTGGTTTTGGGAGTATTGTTGGTCATCCGAGTTTGGTTGCCGCCAACTTTCGAGGGTATTGACCCGGAACGCCGTATTGCTAACAGAAAGAGGAATCTGTCAGGCTCTGAATCTTCTGCCGATCCTGTTGGAGTCAATAGCAAGTTTAATTCTCATTGA